One Eremothecium cymbalariae DBVPG#7215 chromosome 2, complete sequence DNA window includes the following coding sequences:
- the EMP24 gene encoding Emp24p (similar to Ashbya gossypii AFR165C), which yields MKLLTFFPLVLISLLQLSSCHNVQLPPYGRRCFFEKLSRGDELSISFQFGDRDPQSREQLTGDFFLYDSGDNQLTEKLGVSHGDVAIRATAPGKYTYCFDNRKSGSRTKDVSFNIHCIVYVDLDDPNSNTLDGAVRMLSKLTREIKNEQSYIVIREKTHRNTAESTNDRVKWWSIFQLAVVIAQSLFQIYYLRRFFEVTSYV from the coding sequence ATGAAACTTTTAACGTTTTTTCCTTTGGTTTTAATATCCTTGTTACAACTATCTTCATGCCATAATGTTCAATTACCACCATATGGCCGTCGGTGCTTTTTCGAAAAGTTAAGTCGTGGTGATGAACTGTCCATTTCTTTCCAATTTGGTGATAGGGATCCCCAATCTCGTGAACAACTAACGGGtgatttcttcttgtatGATAGTGGTGATAATCAATTGACTGAAAAATTAGGCGTTTCTCATGGCGATGTTGCTATTCGTGCTACTGCTCCTGGCAAATATACTTATTGCTTCGATAACCGAAAATCCGGATCGCGTACTAAGGATGTCAGTTTTAATATCCATTGTATCGTTTACGTTGATTTAGACGATCCTAACTCTAATACCTTGGATGGTGCCGTTAGAATGCTATCTAAGTTAACTAGAGAGATAAAGAATGAACAGAGTTACATCGTTATTAGGGAAAAGACTCATAGAAATACTGCAGAGTCCACTAATGATCGTGTTAAGTGGTGGTCTATCTTTCAACTTGCAGTGGTCATTGCACAATCattattccaaatatattactTGCGGAGGTTCTTTGAAGTTACTTCCTATGTTTAG
- the GLC7 gene encoding type 1 serine/threonine-protein phosphatase catalytic subunit GLC7 (similar to Ashbya gossypii AFR166c 1-intron), which yields METPPVDIDNIIDRLLEVRGSKPGQQVDLEEHEIRYLCSKARSIFIKQPILLELEAPIKICGDIHGQYYDLLRLFEYGGFPPESNYLFLGDYVDRGKQSLETICLLLAYKIKYPENFFILRGNHECASINRIYGFYDECKRRYNIKLWKTFTDCFNCLPIAAIIDEKIFCMHGGLSPDLNTMEQIRRVMRPTDIPDVGLLCDLLWSDPDKDIVGWSENDRGVSFTFGPDVVSRFLQKQDMELICRAHQVVEDGYEFFSKRQLVTLFSAPNYCGEFDNAGAMMSVDESLLCSFQILKPAVKPSAGRGKPKKKK from the exons ATGGAAACGCCTCCTGTGGATATTGATAACATCATTGACAGATTGTTGGAAGTTAGAGGGTCTAAGCCTGGACAGCAGGTGGATTTAGAGGAACATGAAATTCGGTATCTATGTTCGAAGGCACGGTCTATTTTTATTAAGCAGCCGATTCTACTTGAGCTAGAAGCTCCTATTAAA ATCTGTGGTGACATTCATGGGCAGTATTACGACTTGCTACgtttatttgaatatggTGGGTTTCCTCCAGAATCCAACTACCTCTTTCTAGGTGATTATGTTGACCGTGGGAAGCAGTCCTTGGAGACGATATGTCTACTGTTAGCTTATAAGATCAAATATCCagagaatttttttattcttcgTGGAAACCACGAATGTGCGTCTATCAATAGAATTTATGGTTTCTATGACGAATGCAAGAGGCGTTATAACATCAAGCTATGGAAAACCTTTACAGACTGTTTCAACTGTCTACCAATTGCTGCCATCATAGACGAAAAGATCTTTTGTATGCACGGGGGTCTATCTCCAGATTTGAACACTATGGAACAAATTAGAAGAGTCATGAGGCCAACAGATATTCCTGATGTGGGGTTGCTATGTGATTTATTATGGTCTGATCCGGATAAGGATATCGTTGGTTGGTCTGAAAATGATAGAGGTGTTTCTTTTACGTTTGGTCCAGACGTAGTTTCGAGGTTTCTACAGAAGCAGGATATGGAGTTGATCTGTAGAGCGCATCAAGTTGTGGAGGACGGTTATGAgttcttttccaaaagaCAGTTGGTTACCCTATTTAGTGCACCAAACTATTGTGGTGAGTTTGATAATGCGGGTGCCATGATGAGTGTTGATGAGAGTTTGTTATGTTCCTTCCAGATTTTGAAACCGGCTGTGAAACCAAGTGCCGGTAGAGGCaaaccaaagaagaaaaaatga